A segment of the Serratia fonticola genome:
CAGCAGGATAGCCAGCGAGCCGATATAGAAAATCAGGATACGATAGATAACCTGGTTGGTGGCTTTCGGGATGCTTTTCTCTGGGTTATCGGCTTCAGCCGCGGTAATCCCTACCAGCTCCAACCCACCGAAAGAGAACATGATCACGGCCATGGCCATGACCAGCCCCATGATGCCGTTGGGGAAGAAGCCGCCTTGCGCCCACAGGTTGGTGACCGTGGCTTCCGGGCCGCCCATGCCACTGAACAGCAGGTAGGCACCAAAGACGATCATACCAATGATGGCGACCACTTTGATGATGGCGAACCAAAACTCCATTTCGCCATAGACCTTCACGTTCGACAGGTTGATGGCATTGATCGCCAGGAAGAATACCGCAGCGGAGACCCAGGTCGGGATCTCCGGCCACCAGTACTGCACGTAGATCCCAACGGCGGTCAGTTCCGCCATGGCAACCAGCACATACAGCACCCAGTAGTTCCAGCCAGAGGCGAAGCCAGCGAAGTTACCCCAGTATTTATAGGCAAAGTGGCTGAAGGAACCGGCAACCGGCTCCTCTACTACCATCTCACCCAATTGACGCATGATCAGGAAGGCAATAAAACCGCCAATCGCATAGCCAAGAATGACCGAGGGACCGGCCATTTTTATTGTTTGAGCGATACCGAGAAACAAACCGGTACCAATTGCGCCACCTAAGGCGATGAGCTGTATATGGCGGTTTTTCAGGCCGCGTTTCAGCTGGTCGCCATTTTGTTGACCATCCATCAGTGAAACCCTCTGTCGTTGCAGATGCTCACAACTGTAAAGCTGTGATTACGATGTGTGTTATTTTTTGTTTACGGCGTTATAACTATAAATTCCACGGTGCCGCTACCGTTTGGCAAAGAATAATGGTATGTGCGAAAGTTTGCACCTGCTTTATTACGTGAGTGATTAAGATTGCAGCAGTTTAGGAAACAAAATGCGGGTTGTGTGATGAGCGCGGGGATTGCGTGCGCGAAATAAGCAATAAATCACATAATGCGCAAA
Coding sequences within it:
- a CDS encoding amino acid permease; translated protein: MDGQQNGDQLKRGLKNRHIQLIALGGAIGTGLFLGIAQTIKMAGPSVILGYAIGGFIAFLIMRQLGEMVVEEPVAGSFSHFAYKYWGNFAGFASGWNYWVLYVLVAMAELTAVGIYVQYWWPEIPTWVSAAVFFLAINAINLSNVKVYGEMEFWFAIIKVVAIIGMIVFGAYLLFSGMGGPEATVTNLWAQGGFFPNGIMGLVMAMAVIMFSFGGLELVGITAAEADNPEKSIPKATNQVIYRILIFYIGSLAILLSLYPWGKVVEGGSPFVLIFHALNSNLVATVLNIVVLTAALSVYNSCVYCNSRMLYGLAKQGNGPKVLLKVDGRGVPVIAIGFSALATALCVLINYLIPGRAFELLMALVVSALVINWAMISLAHLKFRAAKVREGVEPKFKAFWYPFSNYLCLAFMAGILVIMYLTPGIQISVLLIPVWIAILGIGYFIKQRGQRAVSATTIR